The following proteins are encoded in a genomic region of Sparus aurata chromosome 11, fSpaAur1.1, whole genome shotgun sequence:
- the haus5 gene encoding HAUS augmin-like complex subunit 5, whose protein sequence is MADRNIVQELKRWATEEFGLPPDSLPNDGYFKTLCVGSGKSIWKYVIQHVFQQRNVRVMRGNLQWYKVLQDKELKQTEGQSEVAKQRELQRKIEQLRAEISHLDSQISGTEEQLATQEQSISHTWAQVEDSQRRELLLQAFRQRCTSDRKVLSDDTQKISGHCKTLEQMARKAEIEVLFDHKPSSGSDSDGLKCKAAAEAQVLREVRELCDDRVHFYQSLQESELKTSRSAAKHMTREQRTAVFQYWLSAVENMLGRYPPNHVLSVLEFLASREQTELEQKLSSLDVTRDVTALRFRYENDHLLDISAEEDNELPSVKTLLEAAWKEVEQSLVELAQTRSRVQKLQNQLQARKKEAELEVSVTADELHSDTLALSALEMELQCVMQLAARDHIRDWCIQLDQHARSRQEALSNLRSQWQSILDFRQLVVLRQEHIRGLIKGNSMAKTELIRLHTELQEFVQVKLAPQFGEVTSAANILRNSISKDARQLGTVSLLALDRRTVEGMQRVPASWLSIHRLLSPTFIVLCHSLAFPLYRAPEELCSQTRSQQLELRFLCQLLQLHSATLQKIQKEAELLHASDQNALLSRVAEEDQKLLKALIPRVRGLTQRCAQGLSYGAQVKTAISYWWEKPAQHVLPEVSKGGLTYQQWLQRWKLAAKAS, encoded by the exons ATGGCGGACAGAAATATTGTGCAGGAGTTGAAACGTTGGGCGACAGAGGAGTTTGGTCTGCCTCCGGACAGCCTGCCAAATGACGGCTATTTTAAAAC GCTCTGTGTTGGGTCAGGGAAGTCGATATGGAAATATGTCATCCAACACGTTTTCCAACAAAG gAACGTGAGGGTCATGCGTGGGAATCTCCAGTG GTACAAAGTGCTACAGGACAAAGAG CTGAAGCAGACTGAGGGCCAGAGTGAGGTTGCTAAACAGAGAGAGCTACAGAGGAAGATAGAGCAGCTGAGAGCTGAGATCAGTCACCTGGACTCTCAGATCAGTGGTACAGAGGAACAGTTGGCTACCCAAG AGCAGTCCATCAGCCACACCTGGGCACAGGTGGAGGACAGCCAGCGCAGAGAGCTGCTCCTCCAGGCCTTCAGGCAGCGCTGCACTTCGGACCGTAAGGTGCTCTCTGATGACACACAAAAGATCAGTGGGCACTGCAAGACACTGGAACAAATGGCCAG GAAAGCCGAGATCGAAGTACTGTTTGATCATAAGCCTTCCAGTGGCAGTGATAGTGATGGCCTCAAATGCAAAGCCGCTGCAGAGGCACAGGTCCTG CGTGAAGTGAGAGAGCTGTGTGACGACAGGGTCCACTTCTATCAGTCTTTACAGGAAAGTGAACTGAAGACTTCTCGTTCTGCAGCCAAACA tatGACTCGTGAGCAGAGGACTGCCGTGTTTCAGTACTGGCTGAGTGCTGTGGAG AACATGCTGGGTCGTTATCCACCAAACCATGTCCTCTCGGTGTTGGAGTTTTTAGCATCCAGAGAGCAGACGGAATTAGAGCAGAAACTCTCCTCTCTAGATGTGACACGAGACGTGACAGCTCTACG GTTCCGCTATGAAAATGATCATCTACTGGACATATCAGCAGAAGAGGATAATGAGTTGCCCTCAGTAAAGACACTCTTGGAG GCTGCTTGGAAGGAGGTGGAGCAGAGTTTAGTGGAACTGGCCCAGACTCGCTCCAGAGTCCAGAAGCTCCAGAACCAGCTGCAGGCCCGCAAGAAGGAGGCTGAGCTTGAGGTGTCTGTTACTGCGGATGAGCTCCACAGCGATACCTTAGCACT TTCAGCTCTAGAGATGGAACTCCAGTGTGTGATGCAGTTGGCGGCCAGGGATCATATCAGAGACTGGTGTATCCAACTTGACCAACATGCCAGAAGTCGACAGGAGGCCCTTAGCAACCTCCGCAGCCAGTGGCAGAGCATCCTTGACTTTAGACAACTGGTG GTTCTCAGACAGGAGCATATCAGAGGTCTGATTAAGGGGAACTCCATGGCCAAGACGGAGCTGATCCGACTGCACACAGAG TTACAGGAATTTGTCCAGGTCAAACTGGCGCCGCAGTTTGGAGAAGTCACATCTGCAGCCAACATTCTGAGGAACTCCATTTCCAAGGATGCCAGACAGTTGGGAACCGTTTCTCTTCTTGCACTGGATCGGAGGACTGTTGAAGG AATGCAAAGAGTCCCTGCATCGTGGTTGTCCATCCATCGCTTGCTGTCCCCGACCTTCATTGTCTTGTGTCACAGCCTGGCATTCCCACTGTACAGG GCTCCAGAGGAGTTGTGTTCCCAGACGCGCTCCCAGCAGCTTGAGTTGCGTTTTCTCTGTCAGTTACTGCAACTTCACTCTGCTACTCTACAGAAAATACAGAAGGAAGCAGAGCTGCTGCATGCATCTGATCAGAATG CTCTGCTGTCCAGAGTTGCGGAGGAGGATCAGAAGCTTCTGAAGGCTCTCATACCAAGAGTCAGAGGCCTCACCCAACGCTGTGCCCAAGGACTTTCTTATGGGGCCCAAGTGAAAACTGCCATCTCTTACTG GTGGGAGAAGCCTGCCCAGCATGTCCTACCTGAGGTCAGCAAAGGAGGACTGACTTATCAGCAGTGGCTACAAAGGTGGAAACTTGCTGCCAAAGCCTCTTAG
- the LOC115590757 gene encoding fizzy-related protein homolog codes for MDPEYEHRLLRQINIQNDNLSPVKLHGRTPTASPLSSPSKLGDRFIPTRAGANWNINFHRINENEKSPSQNRKTKDASTDTIKADGLAYSALLKNELLGAGIEKIQDPQTEDRRLQPSTPEKRSLFSYSLNTKSSSPDNGTNISPYSLSPVSNKSQKLLRSPRKPTRKISKIPFKVLDAPELQDDFYLNLVDWSSLNVLSVGLGTCVYLWSACTSQVTRLCDLSVEGDSVTSVGWSERGNLVAVGTHKGYVQIWDAGAGKKLFALEGHTARVGALAWNADQLSSGSRDRMILQRDVRTPPLQSERRLQGHRQEVCGLKWSTDHQLLASGGNDNKLLVWNHSSLSPVQTYMDHLAAVKAIAWSPHQHGLLASGGGTADRCIRFWNTLTSQPLQCMDTGSQVCNLAWSKHANELVSTHGYSQNQILVWKYPALTQVAKLTGHSYRVLYLAMSPDGEAIVTGAGDETLRFWNVFSKTRSTKESVSVLNLFTRIR; via the exons ATGGATCCAGAATATGAACATCGCCTACTCCGCCAAATcaacattcaaaatgacaaCTTGAGCCCTGTT AAACTGCATGGTCGGACACCAACCGCCTCCCCGCTGTCTTCACCTAGTAAACTTGGAGACAGATTCATTCCCACCAGAGCAGGGGCAAACTGGAATATCAACTTCCACAGGATCAAT GAAAATGAAAAGTCGCCAAGTCAGAATAGGAAAACAAAGGATGCTTCTACTGATACTATCAAAG CAGATGGGCTGGCCTACTCTGCTTTGCTGAAGAATGAGCTCCTGGGAGCAGGAATAGAAAAGATCCAAGACCCCCAGACAGAGGACAGGCGTCTACAGCCATCAACCCCAGAGAAGAGAAGTCTATTCAGT TATTCACTCAATACCAAAAGTTCATCACCGGACAATGGCACCAACATCTCCCCCTATTCCCTCTCACCTGTCAGCAACAAAAG tcaAAAATTGCTGCGTTCACCAAGAAAGCCAACTCGCAAGATCTCAAAGATCCCTTTTAAAGTCCTGGATGCTCCGGAGCTGCAGGATGACTTCTACCTCAACTTGGTGGACTGGTCGTCTCTCAACGTGCTCAGTGTTGGGCTGGGAAcatgtgtttacctgtggagTGCCTGTACCAGCCAG GTGACAAGGTTGTGTGATTTATCAGTAGAGGGAGACTCAGTCACATCAGTTGGTTGGTCCGAAAGG GGTAACCTAGTGGCAGTGGGGACTCACAAAGGTTATGTTCAGATCTGGGACGCTGGTGCTGGAAAGAAGCTCTTTGCCCTGGAAGGACACACAGCTAGAGTCG GAGCATTAGCATGGAACGCAGACCAGTTGTCGTCGGGAAGCCGTGATCGTATGATTCTTCAGAGAGATGTGAGGACCCCTCCACTCCAGTCAGAGAGACGGCTGCAgggacacagacaggaagtgtgtggTTTAAAGTGGAGCACTGACCATCAGCTCCTTGCTTCTGGTGGCAATGACAACAAG CTACTGGTTTGGAACCACTCATCACTCAGCCCAGTGCAAACATACATGGATCACCTGGCTGCGGTCAAAGCCATCGCCTGGTCCCCCCACCAACACGGCTTGCTGGCCTCTGGGGGCGGCACTGCCGACCGCTGTATCCGGTTTTGGAACACTCTGACCTCCCAGCCACTGCAGTGTATGGACACGGGCTCTCAGGTGTGCAACCTGGCCTGGTCCAAACATGCTAATGAGCTG GTGAGCACTCACGGCTACTCTCAGAACCAGATCTTGGTGTGGAAATATCCAGCTCTCACTCAGGTTGCCAAACTCACAGGACACTCCTACAGAGTGCTCTACCTG GCCATGTCCCCCGATGGTGAGGCGATAGTGACAGGAGCTGGAGATGAGACTCTACGCTTTTGGAACGTATTCAGTAAAACTAGGTCAACAAAG gaATCTGTATCGGTTTTAAATCTCTTCACCAGGATAAGGTAA